The window CGGCAGGCTCGTCGTGGTACTTCCTGCGCTACATCGACCCTCAAAACGATCAAGCTCCTTTCAGCCCAGAGGCTGAAAAGTACTGGATGCCTGTCGACCTTTACGTCGGCGGACCTGAGCATACCGTGGGGCATTTGCTTTATTCACGCTTCTGGATGAAAGTTCTTTTTGATTGTGGTCTTGTGACCCACGATGAACCCTTCAAAAAGCTTCTTCACCAAGGCATGATCTTGGGACCCGACGGCGAAAAAATGTCGAAATCCCGTGGTAACGTGATCTCTCCCGACACGATCGCGAAAAGCCATGGCGCTGACGCAATGAGAACATTTATCAGCTTCATGGGACCGGTCGACAAAGACAAACCTTGGGCCCCCACAGGCATTGATGGAGTTAAGCGCTTTTTGGATCGTATCGGCCGCCTCGTAGTTAACGACGAAGGCCAATATGTCGCCACCAAAGAGGCCGCCCCGGATGAAGTTAAGAAATTAGTTCATAAAACCATAAAAAAAGTCACTGAAGACATCGAAAGCATGAGCTTTAACACGGCTATCAGCGCAATGATGATCCTTGTGAATGAGCTTTACAAGGCGGAGTGCCGTTCAGAAGAGGCTTTAAAACCCCTCGTGCAAATCCTGGCTCCTTTTGCTCCACATTTGGCTGAAGAATTGTGGGAAAAAATGGGCGGAGAAGGACTTTGCTCTTTGGCTCCATGGCCAAAATATGATAGTACCCTCGTCGCTGACGACACTGTGACGATCGGCGTGCAAGTAAACGGCAAAATGCGCGGCACGATCGAAATAAGCCCGACAGCTTCCGAAGAGGAAGCGGTGGCAGCGGCAAAAGCCGTGGCCGGAGTGTCTGCAGTTTTAGCTGGAAAAAATCCTGACAAAGTGATTTATAAAGCCGGCAGAATTTTAAATTTGATCGTGAAATAAACTGGCGCCCTTTTCGGGTGCCTCGCGGGCGCCCGAAAAGGACCAGATTTTCAAAAAAAATCTTTACGGCCCCGCCAGAAAATATAATCTCTTTCGTAAATGAAAGAAGAATGAGGGCCAAAAGAAATGTCAAATTGGAGTCCTGAAAAAAGTGCTGAGCTTTATGGGATTAACAACTGGGGCAACGGTTATTTCAGAATTAACGGAGCAGGCAATGTCTCTGTAACTCCAATGGGCGCCAATGGCCCTTCGGTTGACTTGTTCGAACTTACTCAGGATCTTTTGGACCGCGGTATCCGCGTTCCTATCATGATCCGTTTTCCAGAAATTATTAAATCTCGCGTAGAGCTTTTGAACGGTTGTTTCCAAAAAGCTTTCGCCGATCATGGCTATAAAGGCCAATACCGTGGCGTTTACCCGATCAAGGTAAACCAACAACGTCACCTGGTGCAGGAATTGGTGAAATACGGCCGCAGCTTCTCCATGGGGCTTGAGTGTGGTTCTAAACCTGAACTTCTTGTGGTTCTGGCTTTGATGAATACCGAAAACGCTCTGATCATCTGCAACGGCTTCAAAGATTTTGAATACATTGAGACCGCAATTCTTTCGCAAAAATTGGGCCGCAACACGATCATCGTTGTGGACCGTAAAGAAGAATTGAAAATGATCGTCGATACAGCGAAGAAGTTCAATACTCGCCCAAAAATCGGTTTCCGTGCGAAACTTAACACGCAAGGTGCGGGCAAATGGGTCGATTCGTCAGGGGCTCGCTCTAAGTTCGGTTTGACGGCTGTTGAGATCGTTGACGGTGTTGAGTACTTGAAAAAAGAAGGCATGTTGGATTGCCTTGAGCTTCTGCACTACCACATTGGCTCTCAGGTTCCGGCAATTCAATCTATCAAATCTTCTTTAAAAGAAGGCGCTCGCTTCTACACTGAGCTTTATAAAATGGGTGCAGGCCTTAAATACATCGACGTCGGTGGCGGTCTTGGTATTGATTACGACGGGTCCGGCCATTCTGACAGCTCTGTGAATTACTCCGAGCAAGAGTACGCAAATGACATCGTGTCTGTTCTGCAAACTCTTTGTGATGAAAAAGGCATTCCACACCCAAGCATCGTGACAGAGTCAGGTCGCTTCCTGGTGGCCCATCACTCCGTTCTCGTATTCAACGTTTTGGGCGTGAATGATCTTCACCGTCACGAACCTCCTCGTCCTGCTTCAAAGACAGATCCTTCCATCATGCAAGACATGCAGTACATCTTTGAGAAGGTGAACAAGGACAATATCAACGAATGCTTCAATGACCTTGAGCAAGCGAAGCAAGAAACTTTACAGCTTTTCACTTACGGAGTTTTGACATTAGAACAACGTGCGTGGTGTGAAAGCATGTACTTCTCCATTGCGACTAAAATGGTGAAACTGGCGAAGACTGTTTCTGATACTGAAGATATCATTGCGGCCCTTTCTAAAGAGCTATGTGATACTTATTTCTCAAACTTCTCGGTGTTCCAGTCCGTTCCCGACTCTTGGGCAGTAGGCCAATTGTTCCCGGTGATCCCTATTCACCGCTTGGGCGAAGAACCTTCACGCGAGACCACTTTGGCGGATTTAACTTGCGACTCTGACGGTGTTATTGAAAAGTTCATCGACACAGAATCAGGAACCCCCAAAGACACGGTTCGCCTTCACCAGTTTACCGATGGCCAACAGTACTACCTGGGCGTATTCCTGACCGGTGCTTACCAAGAAATTCTTGGTGACCTTCACAACTTGTTCGGCGACACAGACGCCGTTCATATTTCTTTGAATGGTGTCGGCTACACCATTGACCACTATGTTCCGGGCGACACTGTAACGGAAGTTCTTTCTTACGTTCAGTACGGCCGCTCTGAAATGGTCGACAATGTTCGTCAAGCCACAGAAGAAAGTATTCAAAAGGGTTCGATCACAAAACAAGAAGCCAAGCTTCTGATCAAACACTACGAAGAAGGCCTTTCCGGCTACACCTACCTAGAAGAAGCCGAATAGGTACCTGCTTCCCTTTGTATCAAAAAGGAACCAGGTTCTTTCAAGGTCGCATCCCCTAGAAGCGATCGACCTCTAAATGATGAACAAACATTCCCGAAGCCCGAGAAGTCAAATTGAACTCGGGCTTTTTTAATGCCTTTCTTATTTCTTCTTTGTCGCTTGCCTTCGGTGCGGTATTCAACCACTTCAAGGTTGAATGCCGCTGTGTTGATGAAATCCGCGGATCCTCGATTATCGGGAAGCCACTGCTACGGCTTTTTAGTTTCATATAAAGAGTACTGAACTGATAATCCTGAACACTTTCGACGATACCGGCTTCAACGGGGTTTCGATACACGTACTTATAGACGTGATCCAGATAGTTGTTCTTCGTGATGGCCGAACGAAAATAGCGTCCTCCGTACGTTTGATTGATCCTGCCCGCTTTTCTAGAGATCACTCTTGAAGTTTCCCTCATGAAATAGTTCATCGCCTCTGCCATATTGTTTTCTGGAAATTGAGCGATCAGATGAAAGTGATTGTTCATCAGAACAAAGGAATGAATTTCCATCTTGTGTGTTTCTGAAGCATAGGAAAGATATTTAGACATCACTGCCCATATCTGCCACAGGGGCAGGTCGAACCATTCTTTGTTATGGCAT is drawn from Bdellovibrio sp. ArHS and contains these coding sequences:
- the speA gene encoding biosynthetic arginine decarboxylase, whose protein sequence is MSNWSPEKSAELYGINNWGNGYFRINGAGNVSVTPMGANGPSVDLFELTQDLLDRGIRVPIMIRFPEIIKSRVELLNGCFQKAFADHGYKGQYRGVYPIKVNQQRHLVQELVKYGRSFSMGLECGSKPELLVVLALMNTENALIICNGFKDFEYIETAILSQKLGRNTIIVVDRKEELKMIVDTAKKFNTRPKIGFRAKLNTQGAGKWVDSSGARSKFGLTAVEIVDGVEYLKKEGMLDCLELLHYHIGSQVPAIQSIKSSLKEGARFYTELYKMGAGLKYIDVGGGLGIDYDGSGHSDSSVNYSEQEYANDIVSVLQTLCDEKGIPHPSIVTESGRFLVAHHSVLVFNVLGVNDLHRHEPPRPASKTDPSIMQDMQYIFEKVNKDNINECFNDLEQAKQETLQLFTYGVLTLEQRAWCESMYFSIATKMVKLAKTVSDTEDIIAALSKELCDTYFSNFSVFQSVPDSWAVGQLFPVIPIHRLGEEPSRETTLADLTCDSDGVIEKFIDTESGTPKDTVRLHQFTDGQQYYLGVFLTGAYQEILGDLHNLFGDTDAVHISLNGVGYTIDHYVPGDTVTEVLSYVQYGRSEMVDNVRQATEESIQKGSITKQEAKLLIKHYEEGLSGYTYLEEAE
- a CDS encoding transposase, whose product is MSKYLSYASETHKMEIHSFVLMNNHFHLIAQFPENNMAEAMNYFMRETSRVISRKAGRINQTYGGRYFRSAITKNNYLDHVYKYVYRNPVEAGIVESVQDYQFSTLYMKLKSRSSGFPIIEDPRISSTQRHSTLKWLNTAPKASDKEEIRKALKKPEFNLTSRASGMFVHHLEVDRF